One Eubalaena glacialis isolate mEubGla1 chromosome 11, mEubGla1.1.hap2.+ XY, whole genome shotgun sequence DNA segment encodes these proteins:
- the LOC133101702 gene encoding olfactory receptor 10AD1-like, with amino-acid sequence MIDTKNESIVTEFILVGFEQSSPSTRALLFVLFLALYSLAMAMNGLIIFITWTDPRLNSPMYFFLGHLSFLDVCFITTTIPQMLIHLMVKNHIVSFVSCVTQMYLVFCVGVAQCILLAFMAYDRYVAICHPLSYAQAMSQQVCVRLVSTAWFFGLINGIFLEYMSFRNPFCRDNHIENFFCEAPIVITLSCGDPQFSLRVIFADAIVVLLSPMVLIVISYARILASILGRSSSSGWRKTFSTCASHLTVVIFLYTSAMFSYMNPRSTHGPDKDKPFSLLYTIIAPMCNPIIYSFRNKEMKGAVVRALGRSSLSQAESV; translated from the coding sequence ATGATAGACACAAAGAATGAGAGCATAGTGACAGAGTTTATCCTCGTGGGCTTTGAGCAGAGCTCCCCTTCCACTCGGGCATTGCTCTTTGTCCTCTTCCTAGCCCTCTACAGCCTTGCCATGGCCATGAATGGCCTCATCATCTTCATCACCTGGACAGACCCCAGGCTCAACAGCCCTATGTACTTCTTCCTTGGCCACCTGTCCTTCCTGGATGTCTgcttcatcaccaccaccatcccacAGATGCTGATCCACCTGATGGTGAAGAACCATATTGTCTCCTTTGTCTCTTGCGTGACCCAGATGTACTTGGTCTTCTGTGTGGGTGTGGCTCAGTGCATCCTCTTGGCTTTCATGGCCTATGACCGTTATGTTGCTATCTGCCACCCACTTAGCTATGCCCAGGCCATGAGCCAGCAGGTCTGTGTGAGGCTGGTGAGTACTGCCTGGTTCTTCGGGCTGATCAACGGCATCTTTCTTGAGTATATGTCATTCCGGAATCCCTTCTGCAGAGACAACCACATAGAAAACTTCTTCTGTGAGGCCCCCATAGTGATCACTCTCTCTTGTGGAGACCCCCAGTTTAGTCTGAGAGTCATCTTTGCCGATGCCATCGTGGTGCTGCTCAGCCCCATGGTGCTCATTGTCATCTCTTATGCCCGCATCCTGGCCTCCATCCTGGGCAGATCCTCCTCCTCTGGTTGGAGGAAGACCTTCTCTACTTGTGCCTCCCATCTGACTGTGGTCATTTTTCTCTACACCTCAGCCATGTTCTCTTACATGAACCCCCGCAGCACACACGGTCCTGACAAAGACaagcctttctctctcctctacaCCATCATCGCCCCCATGTGCAACCCCATCATCTACAGTTTtcgaaataaagaaatgaaaggggCCGTGGTGAGGGCCCTTGGGAGGAGCAGCCTTTCCCAGGCAGAGTCTGTCTAG